A window of Ranitomeya variabilis isolate aRanVar5 chromosome 2, aRanVar5.hap1, whole genome shotgun sequence contains these coding sequences:
- the BRD2 gene encoding bromodomain-containing protein 2 isoform X1, translated as MEAALNPAFKRPPLDINHAIMGQSAEGTPGKRIRKPSLLYEDFEGPNMTSGVFSHIPQVNPPPPEVSNAKKPGRSTNQLLYLHKAVMKSLWKHQFSWPFRQPVDAVKLGLPDYHKIIKQPMDMGTIKRRLENNYYWSALECMQDFNTMFTNCYIYNKWILQPTDDIVLMAQSLEKMFLQKVAQMPQEEQEIPNTTTKSKHVKPPSTKLPVVTGGIMSAQQVPAVSSMSQSTLYPSSPEVPTTIINLPHPAVLSSPLLKTMSSAQTLLPVVPASTQQTSKKKGVKRKADTTTPTTTAIIATSGDSSPLTPSDNKPAKIPARRESGRPIKPPRKDLPDSQQHQTSKKGKLSEQLKYCNGILKELLSKKHAAYAWPFYKPVDASSLGLHDYHEIIKYPMDLSTIKKKMENREFHDAQEFAADVRLMFSNCYKYNPPDHDVVAMARKLQDVFEFRYAKMPDEPIVVTPPTTSTQLPPSDSKSSSDSSSESSSDSSDESESSDDSEEERANRLAELQEQLRAVHEQLAALSQGPISKPKKKREKKEKKKKKKSEKKKVKDDDEWRCGKARTSQNKKSKKSASGGTTSSSGAAPILSKSSKKSLKSLPPPPPVMYDSEEEEESKPMTYDEKRQLSLDINKLPGEKLGRVVYIIQSREPSLRDSNPEEIEIDFETLKPSTLRELERYVMSCLRKKPRKPYTPPNSGLSAALKKPMGKTKEEIALEKKRELEKRLQDVSGQLNSTKKPPKKVHEKVESAQPVSVSRLSASSSSSDSDSSSSSTSSSSDTSDSDSG; from the exons ATGGAGGCAGCCCTCAATCCAGCGTTTAAAAG GCCTCCCCTCGATATAAATCATGCTATAATGGGTCAGTCAGCGGAGGGAACACCAGGAAAGCGTATCCGCAAGCCATCCCTTCTGTATGAGGACTTTGAGGGCCCCAACATGACATCCGGAGTCTTTAGTCACATCCCTCAAGTAAATCCACCACCTCCAGAAGTCAGCAATGCCAAGAAGCCCGGCCGCTCCACCAACCAGCTGCTGTACCTGCACAAGGCCGTCATGAAGTCTCTGTGGAAGCACCAGTTTTCGTGGCCTTTCCGCCAGCCGGTGGACGCGGTGAAGCTCGGATTACCG GACTATCACAAAATCATCAAGCAGCCGATGGACATGGGCACCATCAAGAGGCGGCTGGAGAACAACTACTACTGGAGCGCACTGGAGTGTATGCAGGACTTCAACACCATGTTCACCAACTGCTACATCTACAACAAG TGGATCTTGCAGCCTACAGACGATATTGTACTGATGGCCCAAAGCCTAGAGAAGATGTTCCTGCAGAAAGTGGCTCAGATGCCTCAGGAGGAGCAGGAGATCCCCAATACCACTACTAAGAGCAAGCACGTGAAGCCGCCCAGCACCAAGCTACCAG TTGTTACAGGTGGAATAATGAGCGCACAACAAGTGCCAGCAGTCTCCTCCATGTCTCAGTCTACATTGTACCCAAGTTCTCCTGAAGTGCCCACCACAATCATCAACTTGCCACATCCCGCAGTCCTGTCTAGTCCACTGCTGAAGACCATGTCCTCTGCTCAGACGCTGCTGCCAGTCGTTCCTGCGTCAACACAACAAACTTCTAAG AAGAAAGGAGTGAAGAGAAAAGCCGACACTACAACTCCCaccaccaccgccatcattgccaccAGTGGAGATTCCTCCCCTCTAACTCCATCTGATAACAAACCCGCTAAGATCCCTGCCCGAAGGGAGAGCGGCCGGCCCATCAAGCCGCCCCGGAAGGACCTGCCGGACTCTCAGCAGCACCAGACGTCTAAGAAAGGCAAACTGTCCGAGCAGCTGAAATACTGCAACGGCATCCTGAAAGAGCTGCTCTCCAAGAAGCATGCCGCCTACGCCTGGCCCTTCTACAAGCCCGTGGATGCCTCCTCTCTGGGACTGCACGATTATCACGAAATCATTAAATATCCCATGGATCTCAGCACTATCAAG aaaaaaatggaaaaccgAGAATTTCACGATGCTCAGGAGTTTGCTGCGGATGTCAGACTCATGTTCTCAAACTGTTACAAGTACAATCCCCCGGACCACGATGTGGTGGCCATGGCCAGGAAGTTACAG GACGTGTTTGAATTCCGTTATGCTAAGATGCCGGACGAGCCGATTGTCGTTACTCCCCCCACCACGTCCACACAGCTGCCCCCCTCCGACTCCAAGTCTTCGTCCGATTCTTCAAGTGAGAGCAGCAGCGACAGCTCCGATGAAAGCGAGAGCTCAGATGACTCTGAGGAAGAGAGGGCGAACCGGCTGGCAGAACTGCAGGAGCAG CTCCGTGCCGTCCATGAGCAGCTGGCTGCgctctcacagggcccgatttctaagccaaagaaaaagagagaaaagaaggaaaaaaagaaaaagaagaaatctGAAAAGAAGAAAGTGAAAGATGATGATGAATGGAGATGTGGCAAGGCGCGAACATCACAGAATAAAAAGTCCAAGAAATCTGCGTCTGGTGGGACCACGAGCTCCAGCGGTGCAGCCCCCATACTGTCTAA GAGTTCTAAGAAGTCATTGAAATCACTACCTCCCCCTCCCCCAGTCATGTATGActctgaggaagaggaggaaagcaAGCCTATGACCTACGATGAGAAGCGGCAGCTCAGCTTGGATATCAATAAGCTACCTGGAGAGAAGCTGGGTCGTGTAGTGTACATAATCCAGTCCCGGGAGCCTTCGCTGCGAGACTCCAACCCGGAGGAAATTGAAATAGATTTTGAGACTTTAAAGCCTTCGACGCTCCGAGAGCTTGAGAGATATGTGATGTCGTGTCTGAGAAAGAAGCCAAGAAAGCCGTACA CTCCCCCTAATTCTGGGCTCTCTGCAGCACTGAAAAAGCCAATGGGGAAAACAAAAGAAGAGATCGCTCTGGAGAAGAAGAGGGAACTAGAGAAAAGACTACAGGATGTCAGCGGGCAGCTAAACTCCACCAAAAAGCCACCCAAGAAAG TCCATGAAAAGGTGGAATCTGCGCAGCCGGTGTCGGTCTCCCGCCTCAGTGCTTCCAGCTCCAGCTCGGACTCAGACAGTAGCAGCAGCTCCACGTCCAGCTCCTCCGATACCAGTGACTCTGACTCCGGATGA
- the BRD2 gene encoding bromodomain-containing protein 2 isoform X12, which produces MGQSAEGTPGKRIRKPSLLYEDFEGPNMTSGVFSHIPQVNPPPPEVSNAKKPGRSTNQLLYLHKAVMKSLWKHQFSWPFRQPVDAVKLGLPDYHKIIKQPMDMGTIKRRLENNYYWSALECMQDFNTMFTNCYIYNKPTDDIVLMAQSLEKMFLQKVAQMPQEEQEIPNTTTKSKHVKPPSTKLPVVTGGIMSAQQVPAVSSMSQSTLYPSSPEVPTTIINLPHPAVLSSPLLKTMSSAQTLLPVVPASTQQTSKKGVKRKADTTTPTTTAIIATSGDSSPLTPSDNKPAKIPARRESGRPIKPPRKDLPDSQQHQTSKKGKLSEQLKYCNGILKELLSKKHAAYAWPFYKPVDASSLGLHDYHEIIKYPMDLSTIKKKMENREFHDAQEFAADVRLMFSNCYKYNPPDHDVVAMARKLQDVFEFRYAKMPDEPIVVTPPTTSTQLPPSDSKSSSDSSSESSSDSSDESESSDDSEEERANRLAELQEQLRAVHEQLAALSQGPISKPKKKREKKEKKKKKKSEKKKVKDDDEWRCGKARTSQNKKSKKSASGGTTSSSGAAPILSKSSKKSLKSLPPPPPVMYDSEEEEESKPMTYDEKRQLSLDINKLPGEKLGRVVYIIQSREPSLRDSNPEEIEIDFETLKPSTLRELERYVMSCLRKKPRKPYTPPNSGLSAALKKPMGKTKEEIALEKKRELEKRLQDVSGQLNSTKKPPKKVHEKVESAQPVSVSRLSASSSSSDSDSSSSSTSSSSDTSDSDSG; this is translated from the exons ATGGGTCAGTCAGCGGAGGGAACACCAGGAAAGCGTATCCGCAAGCCATCCCTTCTGTATGAGGACTTTGAGGGCCCCAACATGACATCCGGAGTCTTTAGTCACATCCCTCAAGTAAATCCACCACCTCCAGAAGTCAGCAATGCCAAGAAGCCCGGCCGCTCCACCAACCAGCTGCTGTACCTGCACAAGGCCGTCATGAAGTCTCTGTGGAAGCACCAGTTTTCGTGGCCTTTCCGCCAGCCGGTGGACGCGGTGAAGCTCGGATTACCG GACTATCACAAAATCATCAAGCAGCCGATGGACATGGGCACCATCAAGAGGCGGCTGGAGAACAACTACTACTGGAGCGCACTGGAGTGTATGCAGGACTTCAACACCATGTTCACCAACTGCTACATCTACAACAAG CCTACAGACGATATTGTACTGATGGCCCAAAGCCTAGAGAAGATGTTCCTGCAGAAAGTGGCTCAGATGCCTCAGGAGGAGCAGGAGATCCCCAATACCACTACTAAGAGCAAGCACGTGAAGCCGCCCAGCACCAAGCTACCAG TTGTTACAGGTGGAATAATGAGCGCACAACAAGTGCCAGCAGTCTCCTCCATGTCTCAGTCTACATTGTACCCAAGTTCTCCTGAAGTGCCCACCACAATCATCAACTTGCCACATCCCGCAGTCCTGTCTAGTCCACTGCTGAAGACCATGTCCTCTGCTCAGACGCTGCTGCCAGTCGTTCCTGCGTCAACACAACAAACTTCTAAG AAAGGAGTGAAGAGAAAAGCCGACACTACAACTCCCaccaccaccgccatcattgccaccAGTGGAGATTCCTCCCCTCTAACTCCATCTGATAACAAACCCGCTAAGATCCCTGCCCGAAGGGAGAGCGGCCGGCCCATCAAGCCGCCCCGGAAGGACCTGCCGGACTCTCAGCAGCACCAGACGTCTAAGAAAGGCAAACTGTCCGAGCAGCTGAAATACTGCAACGGCATCCTGAAAGAGCTGCTCTCCAAGAAGCATGCCGCCTACGCCTGGCCCTTCTACAAGCCCGTGGATGCCTCCTCTCTGGGACTGCACGATTATCACGAAATCATTAAATATCCCATGGATCTCAGCACTATCAAG aaaaaaatggaaaaccgAGAATTTCACGATGCTCAGGAGTTTGCTGCGGATGTCAGACTCATGTTCTCAAACTGTTACAAGTACAATCCCCCGGACCACGATGTGGTGGCCATGGCCAGGAAGTTACAG GACGTGTTTGAATTCCGTTATGCTAAGATGCCGGACGAGCCGATTGTCGTTACTCCCCCCACCACGTCCACACAGCTGCCCCCCTCCGACTCCAAGTCTTCGTCCGATTCTTCAAGTGAGAGCAGCAGCGACAGCTCCGATGAAAGCGAGAGCTCAGATGACTCTGAGGAAGAGAGGGCGAACCGGCTGGCAGAACTGCAGGAGCAG CTCCGTGCCGTCCATGAGCAGCTGGCTGCgctctcacagggcccgatttctaagccaaagaaaaagagagaaaagaaggaaaaaaagaaaaagaagaaatctGAAAAGAAGAAAGTGAAAGATGATGATGAATGGAGATGTGGCAAGGCGCGAACATCACAGAATAAAAAGTCCAAGAAATCTGCGTCTGGTGGGACCACGAGCTCCAGCGGTGCAGCCCCCATACTGTCTAA GAGTTCTAAGAAGTCATTGAAATCACTACCTCCCCCTCCCCCAGTCATGTATGActctgaggaagaggaggaaagcaAGCCTATGACCTACGATGAGAAGCGGCAGCTCAGCTTGGATATCAATAAGCTACCTGGAGAGAAGCTGGGTCGTGTAGTGTACATAATCCAGTCCCGGGAGCCTTCGCTGCGAGACTCCAACCCGGAGGAAATTGAAATAGATTTTGAGACTTTAAAGCCTTCGACGCTCCGAGAGCTTGAGAGATATGTGATGTCGTGTCTGAGAAAGAAGCCAAGAAAGCCGTACA CTCCCCCTAATTCTGGGCTCTCTGCAGCACTGAAAAAGCCAATGGGGAAAACAAAAGAAGAGATCGCTCTGGAGAAGAAGAGGGAACTAGAGAAAAGACTACAGGATGTCAGCGGGCAGCTAAACTCCACCAAAAAGCCACCCAAGAAAG TCCATGAAAAGGTGGAATCTGCGCAGCCGGTGTCGGTCTCCCGCCTCAGTGCTTCCAGCTCCAGCTCGGACTCAGACAGTAGCAGCAGCTCCACGTCCAGCTCCTCCGATACCAGTGACTCTGACTCCGGATGA
- the BRD2 gene encoding bromodomain-containing protein 2 isoform X9, with translation MGQSAEGTPGKRIRKPSLLYEDFEGPNMTSGVFSHIPQVNPPPPEVSNAKKPGRSTNQLLYLHKAVMKSLWKHQFSWPFRQPVDAVKLGLPDYHKIIKQPMDMGTIKRRLENNYYWSALECMQDFNTMFTNCYIYNKWILQPTDDIVLMAQSLEKMFLQKVAQMPQEEQEIPNTTTKSKHVKPPSTKLPVVTGGIMSAQQVPAVSSMSQSTLYPSSPEVPTTIINLPHPAVLSSPLLKTMSSAQTLLPVVPASTQQTSKKKGVKRKADTTTPTTTAIIATSGDSSPLTPSDNKPAKIPARRESGRPIKPPRKDLPDSQQHQTSKKGKLSEQLKYCNGILKELLSKKHAAYAWPFYKPVDASSLGLHDYHEIIKYPMDLSTIKKKMENREFHDAQEFAADVRLMFSNCYKYNPPDHDVVAMARKLQDVFEFRYAKMPDEPIVVTPPTTSTQLPPSDSKSSSDSSSESSSDSSDESESSDDSEEERANRLAELQEQLRAVHEQLAALSQGPISKPKKKREKKEKKKKKKSEKKKVKDDDEWRCGKARTSQNKKSKKSASGGTTSSSGAAPILSKSSKKSLKSLPPPPPVMYDSEEEEESKPMTYDEKRQLSLDINKLPGEKLGRVVYIIQSREPSLRDSNPEEIEIDFETLKPSTLRELERYVMSCLRKKPRKPYTPPNSGLSAALKKPMGKTKEEIALEKKRELEKRLQDVSGQLNSTKKPPKKVHEKVESAQPVSVSRLSASSSSSDSDSSSSSTSSSSDTSDSDSG, from the exons ATGGGTCAGTCAGCGGAGGGAACACCAGGAAAGCGTATCCGCAAGCCATCCCTTCTGTATGAGGACTTTGAGGGCCCCAACATGACATCCGGAGTCTTTAGTCACATCCCTCAAGTAAATCCACCACCTCCAGAAGTCAGCAATGCCAAGAAGCCCGGCCGCTCCACCAACCAGCTGCTGTACCTGCACAAGGCCGTCATGAAGTCTCTGTGGAAGCACCAGTTTTCGTGGCCTTTCCGCCAGCCGGTGGACGCGGTGAAGCTCGGATTACCG GACTATCACAAAATCATCAAGCAGCCGATGGACATGGGCACCATCAAGAGGCGGCTGGAGAACAACTACTACTGGAGCGCACTGGAGTGTATGCAGGACTTCAACACCATGTTCACCAACTGCTACATCTACAACAAG TGGATCTTGCAGCCTACAGACGATATTGTACTGATGGCCCAAAGCCTAGAGAAGATGTTCCTGCAGAAAGTGGCTCAGATGCCTCAGGAGGAGCAGGAGATCCCCAATACCACTACTAAGAGCAAGCACGTGAAGCCGCCCAGCACCAAGCTACCAG TTGTTACAGGTGGAATAATGAGCGCACAACAAGTGCCAGCAGTCTCCTCCATGTCTCAGTCTACATTGTACCCAAGTTCTCCTGAAGTGCCCACCACAATCATCAACTTGCCACATCCCGCAGTCCTGTCTAGTCCACTGCTGAAGACCATGTCCTCTGCTCAGACGCTGCTGCCAGTCGTTCCTGCGTCAACACAACAAACTTCTAAG AAGAAAGGAGTGAAGAGAAAAGCCGACACTACAACTCCCaccaccaccgccatcattgccaccAGTGGAGATTCCTCCCCTCTAACTCCATCTGATAACAAACCCGCTAAGATCCCTGCCCGAAGGGAGAGCGGCCGGCCCATCAAGCCGCCCCGGAAGGACCTGCCGGACTCTCAGCAGCACCAGACGTCTAAGAAAGGCAAACTGTCCGAGCAGCTGAAATACTGCAACGGCATCCTGAAAGAGCTGCTCTCCAAGAAGCATGCCGCCTACGCCTGGCCCTTCTACAAGCCCGTGGATGCCTCCTCTCTGGGACTGCACGATTATCACGAAATCATTAAATATCCCATGGATCTCAGCACTATCAAG aaaaaaatggaaaaccgAGAATTTCACGATGCTCAGGAGTTTGCTGCGGATGTCAGACTCATGTTCTCAAACTGTTACAAGTACAATCCCCCGGACCACGATGTGGTGGCCATGGCCAGGAAGTTACAG GACGTGTTTGAATTCCGTTATGCTAAGATGCCGGACGAGCCGATTGTCGTTACTCCCCCCACCACGTCCACACAGCTGCCCCCCTCCGACTCCAAGTCTTCGTCCGATTCTTCAAGTGAGAGCAGCAGCGACAGCTCCGATGAAAGCGAGAGCTCAGATGACTCTGAGGAAGAGAGGGCGAACCGGCTGGCAGAACTGCAGGAGCAG CTCCGTGCCGTCCATGAGCAGCTGGCTGCgctctcacagggcccgatttctaagccaaagaaaaagagagaaaagaaggaaaaaaagaaaaagaagaaatctGAAAAGAAGAAAGTGAAAGATGATGATGAATGGAGATGTGGCAAGGCGCGAACATCACAGAATAAAAAGTCCAAGAAATCTGCGTCTGGTGGGACCACGAGCTCCAGCGGTGCAGCCCCCATACTGTCTAA GAGTTCTAAGAAGTCATTGAAATCACTACCTCCCCCTCCCCCAGTCATGTATGActctgaggaagaggaggaaagcaAGCCTATGACCTACGATGAGAAGCGGCAGCTCAGCTTGGATATCAATAAGCTACCTGGAGAGAAGCTGGGTCGTGTAGTGTACATAATCCAGTCCCGGGAGCCTTCGCTGCGAGACTCCAACCCGGAGGAAATTGAAATAGATTTTGAGACTTTAAAGCCTTCGACGCTCCGAGAGCTTGAGAGATATGTGATGTCGTGTCTGAGAAAGAAGCCAAGAAAGCCGTACA CTCCCCCTAATTCTGGGCTCTCTGCAGCACTGAAAAAGCCAATGGGGAAAACAAAAGAAGAGATCGCTCTGGAGAAGAAGAGGGAACTAGAGAAAAGACTACAGGATGTCAGCGGGCAGCTAAACTCCACCAAAAAGCCACCCAAGAAAG TCCATGAAAAGGTGGAATCTGCGCAGCCGGTGTCGGTCTCCCGCCTCAGTGCTTCCAGCTCCAGCTCGGACTCAGACAGTAGCAGCAGCTCCACGTCCAGCTCCTCCGATACCAGTGACTCTGACTCCGGATGA
- the BRD2 gene encoding bromodomain-containing protein 2 isoform X10, whose translation MGQSAEGTPGKRIRKPSLLYEDFEGPNMTSGVFSHIPQVNPPPPEVSNAKKPGRSTNQLLYLHKAVMKSLWKHQFSWPFRQPVDAVKLGLPDYHKIIKQPMDMGTIKRRLENNYYWSALECMQDFNTMFTNCYIYNKWILQPTDDIVLMAQSLEKMFLQKVAQMPQEEQEIPNTTTKSKHVKPPSTKLPVVTGGIMSAQQVPAVSSMSQSTLYPSSPEVPTTIINLPHPAVLSSPLLKTMSSAQTLLPVVPASTQQTSKKGVKRKADTTTPTTTAIIATSGDSSPLTPSDNKPAKIPARRESGRPIKPPRKDLPDSQQHQTSKKGKLSEQLKYCNGILKELLSKKHAAYAWPFYKPVDASSLGLHDYHEIIKYPMDLSTIKKKMENREFHDAQEFAADVRLMFSNCYKYNPPDHDVVAMARKLQDVFEFRYAKMPDEPIVVTPPTTSTQLPPSDSKSSSDSSSESSSDSSDESESSDDSEEERANRLAELQEQLRAVHEQLAALSQGPISKPKKKREKKEKKKKKKSEKKKVKDDDEWRCGKARTSQNKKSKKSASGGTTSSSGAAPILSKSSKKSLKSLPPPPPVMYDSEEEEESKPMTYDEKRQLSLDINKLPGEKLGRVVYIIQSREPSLRDSNPEEIEIDFETLKPSTLRELERYVMSCLRKKPRKPYTPPNSGLSAALKKPMGKTKEEIALEKKRELEKRLQDVSGQLNSTKKPPKKVHEKVESAQPVSVSRLSASSSSSDSDSSSSSTSSSSDTSDSDSG comes from the exons ATGGGTCAGTCAGCGGAGGGAACACCAGGAAAGCGTATCCGCAAGCCATCCCTTCTGTATGAGGACTTTGAGGGCCCCAACATGACATCCGGAGTCTTTAGTCACATCCCTCAAGTAAATCCACCACCTCCAGAAGTCAGCAATGCCAAGAAGCCCGGCCGCTCCACCAACCAGCTGCTGTACCTGCACAAGGCCGTCATGAAGTCTCTGTGGAAGCACCAGTTTTCGTGGCCTTTCCGCCAGCCGGTGGACGCGGTGAAGCTCGGATTACCG GACTATCACAAAATCATCAAGCAGCCGATGGACATGGGCACCATCAAGAGGCGGCTGGAGAACAACTACTACTGGAGCGCACTGGAGTGTATGCAGGACTTCAACACCATGTTCACCAACTGCTACATCTACAACAAG TGGATCTTGCAGCCTACAGACGATATTGTACTGATGGCCCAAAGCCTAGAGAAGATGTTCCTGCAGAAAGTGGCTCAGATGCCTCAGGAGGAGCAGGAGATCCCCAATACCACTACTAAGAGCAAGCACGTGAAGCCGCCCAGCACCAAGCTACCAG TTGTTACAGGTGGAATAATGAGCGCACAACAAGTGCCAGCAGTCTCCTCCATGTCTCAGTCTACATTGTACCCAAGTTCTCCTGAAGTGCCCACCACAATCATCAACTTGCCACATCCCGCAGTCCTGTCTAGTCCACTGCTGAAGACCATGTCCTCTGCTCAGACGCTGCTGCCAGTCGTTCCTGCGTCAACACAACAAACTTCTAAG AAAGGAGTGAAGAGAAAAGCCGACACTACAACTCCCaccaccaccgccatcattgccaccAGTGGAGATTCCTCCCCTCTAACTCCATCTGATAACAAACCCGCTAAGATCCCTGCCCGAAGGGAGAGCGGCCGGCCCATCAAGCCGCCCCGGAAGGACCTGCCGGACTCTCAGCAGCACCAGACGTCTAAGAAAGGCAAACTGTCCGAGCAGCTGAAATACTGCAACGGCATCCTGAAAGAGCTGCTCTCCAAGAAGCATGCCGCCTACGCCTGGCCCTTCTACAAGCCCGTGGATGCCTCCTCTCTGGGACTGCACGATTATCACGAAATCATTAAATATCCCATGGATCTCAGCACTATCAAG aaaaaaatggaaaaccgAGAATTTCACGATGCTCAGGAGTTTGCTGCGGATGTCAGACTCATGTTCTCAAACTGTTACAAGTACAATCCCCCGGACCACGATGTGGTGGCCATGGCCAGGAAGTTACAG GACGTGTTTGAATTCCGTTATGCTAAGATGCCGGACGAGCCGATTGTCGTTACTCCCCCCACCACGTCCACACAGCTGCCCCCCTCCGACTCCAAGTCTTCGTCCGATTCTTCAAGTGAGAGCAGCAGCGACAGCTCCGATGAAAGCGAGAGCTCAGATGACTCTGAGGAAGAGAGGGCGAACCGGCTGGCAGAACTGCAGGAGCAG CTCCGTGCCGTCCATGAGCAGCTGGCTGCgctctcacagggcccgatttctaagccaaagaaaaagagagaaaagaaggaaaaaaagaaaaagaagaaatctGAAAAGAAGAAAGTGAAAGATGATGATGAATGGAGATGTGGCAAGGCGCGAACATCACAGAATAAAAAGTCCAAGAAATCTGCGTCTGGTGGGACCACGAGCTCCAGCGGTGCAGCCCCCATACTGTCTAA GAGTTCTAAGAAGTCATTGAAATCACTACCTCCCCCTCCCCCAGTCATGTATGActctgaggaagaggaggaaagcaAGCCTATGACCTACGATGAGAAGCGGCAGCTCAGCTTGGATATCAATAAGCTACCTGGAGAGAAGCTGGGTCGTGTAGTGTACATAATCCAGTCCCGGGAGCCTTCGCTGCGAGACTCCAACCCGGAGGAAATTGAAATAGATTTTGAGACTTTAAAGCCTTCGACGCTCCGAGAGCTTGAGAGATATGTGATGTCGTGTCTGAGAAAGAAGCCAAGAAAGCCGTACA CTCCCCCTAATTCTGGGCTCTCTGCAGCACTGAAAAAGCCAATGGGGAAAACAAAAGAAGAGATCGCTCTGGAGAAGAAGAGGGAACTAGAGAAAAGACTACAGGATGTCAGCGGGCAGCTAAACTCCACCAAAAAGCCACCCAAGAAAG TCCATGAAAAGGTGGAATCTGCGCAGCCGGTGTCGGTCTCCCGCCTCAGTGCTTCCAGCTCCAGCTCGGACTCAGACAGTAGCAGCAGCTCCACGTCCAGCTCCTCCGATACCAGTGACTCTGACTCCGGATGA